The nucleotide sequence GTTTCATTATTCCGGTAGATCATTTTAGGGAATCTTGCCAGCGGCACTACCGCATTACAAAAGCGGCTGTATTCCGGGCCGGTAACATAGCCTTTTTCTTCCCAGAAGGGACTCAGCACGCCCACCAGGGCCGTACCCTGACCGGGAAAATCGTGCAGGTCGAGGAGCTGGAAACCTGCAAAACCCGGCGTACGCAGCGCGGCTTCTATATCGGCTTTGTAACAAAGCGTCTGCAGCTTGCCGGAAGCCAGCAGGAAACTGTCTGCCAGCCGCAGCATACCGTTGTGCTGGAGCTTTTCCCGGAAGATCTCAAAGTTCTTTGCCTTCAATACACCGGTGTATTTTTTTATTTCCTTAAAATCAGGATACACGCACCACTGGCCTATTTCATGACTTACCGTAGGCTGTTTCCATTTGGAGATGATGGAAGCCCAGTCGTAATCGCTTCGGGGTGGCTGACCGTTGATAATACTTTTCAATCCCTGACCCCAGCCCTGTATCCGCGGGTCGGGCGTATTGTTATAATCGCTTTCCGGTACCACAGGCCATCCGGCACCGGTGGTGTACAGGCGGCGACTGTCCTTTTGCTGCCAGTATTTTACAAAACTGACCAGGTAGTTCTTCATATTCGGACCGCCGGGTTCATTGCCGTACAGCATCATCACAAAGGAAGGATGATTGCCATAGCGTTTAACCACGCGGTTGCTTTCGTCATAGATCCAGGCATCGATGGGATCACCGCTGCCGATCCTGGAGTCCTGGTTCGCCCAGGAAGAACATTCCACCTGTAAATAAAAGCCCAGCTGATCGGCGGCTTCAAACGCGGCCTCCGGCGGCGTCCAGGAATGAAAGCGGATATGGTTGAGCCCGAAAGAACGGGCCTTTTTTAAAATGCGCAGCCAGGAGGCCACATCCGTGGGCGGATAACCGGTGAGCGGGAAAATGGCGCATTCCAGCGTACCGCGTAAAAAAGTGGTGCGACCGTTGATGGCAAACTGTGTTCCCTTTGCGGTAAAAGCACGCATGCCAAAGCTGATCTGGCGTGCATCATTGCCGGAGGGTGTGTGTAACGTGAGTTGCAGGGTGTACAGGTTGGGATGGAACTCATCCCACAGCAACGGTTGCTGTCCCATCGGGTATACCAGCTCCACCCTTGTGGTATCTTTATCAACAGACAGCTGTTTTGTCAGTGGTTTTAATTTTTCTGCTTTGGTATCCTGCGCACCGGTCAGTGCTTCCAGCGTTGCCGTTGCAGGTTTACCACCGGGGTTTACCAGCACTGCTTTTATGGTTACCTGTTTCTTACCAATATCGGGATACAGCTGTACATCTTCGATAAAGATCCGTGGCCTTGCGGTCAGCTCAAGCCGGCCCACCATTCCATTCCAGTTGCTTTGCGTATGATCAGAGATGCTGTGCGAATTCTCGCCCACATTAAAGTCCTTTACCCGGTTATCTACCCGTATAGTGAGCTGGTGTGTGCCGGGTCTCAGCACTTCCGGCAATGAAAATACATGCGGGGTACCCAGGCTGTTTTGCATGCCCACTTCCTTATCATCCACCCATACCATGGTTTCCCAGTGACTGCGTTCGATAAACAGCTCCACTTCCTTTCCCGACCAGGACGCGGGGATCGTCACCGTTCTTTGATACCAGGCGGCACCTTTGTAATACTTGACCGGCTGCAGCCAGAAGGGGATTTTTATATTGCCCGGCACCCGGTAAGGTGCATACTCACTTTTTTTGAACCAGGAGGAGTCGGCGATGCCGCCCGTCCAGGGGGTATTCAGATCTACCTCATTACCCTTGCCATTCGTGGTCATGGAACCGGGCAGCCGTACCTGATCCTTCAGCTTGCTGCTGAACCATTTTTCTGCTACACCTTTGTCCTGCGGATCAGCAGCGAACTGCCATTCACCGGAAAGGTCGATCCTGTTATTACCGCCCGTCTGGGCAAAGGCTTTTGTCACAAAAGAAAAGGCCGAAAGGAAAAAAATAAACTGAACATACCGTCTCATATCATTCTCTTTTTTACACTTTAATAGTTTATAACAGCGGCAGCAACGTCTCGTGTTCGGAACGCAACCGCCTGCGGCAAGATCCGAAACTGCTCCCATTTAAAAAATAGTCCCGCTGCTGAAAAAGATAGCTTTTATTCTGATCTGCTGTTTTAATACCCCGGGTTCTGATGGCCCTGCAATTTGGGATTCTTATCGATCACCGTTTGGGGGATGGGGAACAAATAATTTTTGGAAGCATAGAATTTCCGGTCGCCACCCCTTGCCGCGATGGTGGTATAGCTGAGCACACTGCCGGTTTTGGTAATGGAAACGCCGTGCAGCGGCCGGTTGATGTTCACTTCAGCTATCTTCCAGCGGATAAGGTCCCAGTAACGTTTGTCTTCAAAAGCCAGTTCCACCCTGCGTTCCCGCCGGATGGCTGTACGCATCTGGTCCTTGCTTAACCCTGCCGGGAGGTTGGACAATCCCGATCTGGTTCTTACCCGGTTAACCGCATCGTATACAGAAGCATCCGCACCGGCCAGTTCGTTCTGCGCTTCCGCATAATTCAATAATACTTCTGCAAAGCGGAAGAGGATATAGTTCTGATAACTGGTATAGCCATCCCAGCTGGCAGCACCCAGGACAAGGTTGGAAGCAAGGCGCTTGCGCAGGTAGTAACCCGTTTGTCCGGCATCGTCCCTGTCGGTAAGATCTATTTCATTTTTACTTCCCACCCCCTTCCGGGTATAGATAGTATCGTTATAAAAATAAGAGCCGTCGTATACAATGGATTGGTAAAACCGTTTCTCCCGGTTCTCATAGGGCTTTTGCGGGTTGTAGCCGGATGTCGGATCCGTGATCACCTTACCATTGGCCATGGCATATTCATCCACCAGCTCCTGTGTAGGATTCACGCCGCCCCAGCTGGTCTCTGCCCCGCCTTTTGTAAACGTAGGCCCTGCCACACCATCGATACGGCCGCCCTTGCCGGATCCGGGAGGATTGTATTCGCGGTATAGGATGGCTTCTTTACTTTCAGCGCCTTTTGTAAGGAATAGTGCGGCGTAATCCGGATCCAGCTGGTATTCCAGCTCATCCATGATCTTTTTATTACTGGCGACGGCAGCGGCATAGTTGCCGGCAAACAGTTCGCACCACCCTTTTAATACCCAGGCAGCCCCCTTCCCCATCCTGCCGGAGGAGGGCATGGCCGGCAGATCGGCAGCCACTTCATCCAGTTCTTTTGTAATGAACTGGTAGGTTTCATCTGCCGTATTCCTCGGACGAAATATGGCATCTCCCTGTGTTTCGGCGTCCAGCACATCCGTGATCACCGGCACACCGCCGTAGGCCATCCACAGCAGGTGATAAAAATAAGCGCGTAGCACCCGCGCTTCCGCCAGTTTGGGCTTTTTAAAATCATCGGGCAATGTTGCAGCGGCGGTTACATTTTTGATGAATACATTGCATTTCCGGATCTTGGTGTACAGCGAGGTCCAGTCGAGCAGGCTGCTGACATCCCCTGAAAAGCCCGTCACTACCGGCGATTGCAGGCTCTGCTGCATGGTGGTGCGTGAATTGGGCCAGGCAAAACCACAGATGGAATTATCCGACCAGTTCTCAATCGGATCATACCAGTTATTGCCATCCGGCAGCCCGGTGTATACGTCATTTAAAAACAGATCAGCCGATCCCGGATCGGTCCACACGGTTTCATCCGTAAGCCGGTCCCGGGGATCCACGTCCAGCACCTTATCGCTACAGGATTGCGCCAGTATTATAAAAACGGGCAGGATATATATCAGCTTTATAGAAGAAATAGATTTCATGATGTGCATCGGTTTAGGTTAAAAAGTTACGTTCAAACCAACAGTGATCACCCGCTGCTGGGGATAGAATTGCCCCTGCTGCTGGCTGGCTTCCGGATCAAAGTCTTTCATTTCCTTTGTCCAGGTCACCAGGTTTTGCCCGGAAAGGTATACCCGTATGTTCTGCAACCGGATACGCTGCATGATATGCGGCGGGAGGGTGTAACCTACTTCGGCCGATTTCAGCCGCAGGTAATTTACCTTCCGCAGCCACCAGTCAGATACCTGGCTGGTGTTCTGGCTGGGTACGGACAACACCCGGGGATAACGTGCATCGGGGTTTTCCGGTGTCCAGTAATCGAGTGAAGCTGCAAGCGCCGAGCCGCTGTTGTAGAACGGCCATGCCGCCTGCTGATCCAGGTAAAAACTTCCGGCACCGGCACCCTGGAACAGTACGTTCAGGTCAAACCCCTTATAAGTGACCGAGGGCGAAAAGCCATAGATCAGCTGGGGTGTGGGTGTATTGCCCATGGCTTTCTGATCATTGGCGTCGATCTTATTATCGCCGTTTACATCTTCATACCGTATATCGCCCGGTCGCAGCGTGCCGAACTGCGCCACGGGGTATTCGGACGGATCAATGATACCATCGCCGTTCTTATCATCGCTTTGCTGAAACAGGCCGAGGGCATGGTATCCGAAATAGGTATTGATCGGCCGGCCGGTCTGTCTTCGGTTTGGATTGTCATAAGTGGCCGGCAGCTCGTAGATCTGTACGTATTTATTTTTTGCATAGGTAATATTCGCATTCAGCCCGATCCGGAGATCCTTGTTGACCGCATAAACAGAACCCATGCTCATATCAAACCCATGATTGCTTACCGCGGCGGAGTTCGTCTGTGGCAGGCCGATCCCGTATTCTGCCGGTACCTTGTTCTGGTTGGCGATCAGTATATCGTTCCGTTTCTCCGTAAAATAATCCGCCTCGATGCTGAACAATCCTTTCAGCACCGACAGCTCAAAACCGATATTGGTCTTCTTTGCTTTTTCCCAGGTGATATTAGGGTTGGCAGGAGATGTCTCCCGTAATCCCTGTGTGCTGATCGTACCAAACACGGCATTATTGCCCAGCAGCTGGTAAGCGCTTAAATACTGGAAGGGTGCCAGCTCCGTGCCGATATAAGGCAGGGCACCGCTTTCACCATAAGAACCACGGATCTTTAAATTATCCAGCCAGGTAATGCCTTTCATAAATCCTTCTTCCGACAGGCGCCATCCGGCAGAGAAGGCCGGGAACAACTGGTAACGCTGGCCGGGTGCAAAAACAAAATGCCCGTCGTACCGGCCTGAAGCTTCAAACAGGTATTTGTTATCGTAAGCGTAAGTAGCCCTGAAGATCATACCGCGTTGTTTTGTTTCGCTGGACATGCCGCTGTTGGAGATATCATTGGCATTGGAGCTGCCGTTGTTCAGCTCGGGAATGGGCACATTATAATTCACGCGCTGTGCGCCTACATTGGTGAACTTTGCGTTGCGGGCTTCCAGTACCAGCGTGGCGCCTACATTACTTTTGCCAAAACTGTTGTTGTAGGTAAGGTACCCCTGATACGTAAAGGATTGCACCTGCGAAGAGAATACATTAAAAGAAGGTTTCTGCGGACCATCAGACCCCACTTTGGTAATGGTATAGGGCGAGGTGGTAGTATCCGTGATTGCATAATAAGGAATGGGTGTGGCCCAGGTCTTTACCGTGCGGCCATCCGGGTCGTTGAAGTCGTAGCTGAACACCACTTTTGCCGTCAGTCCTTTCAACGGCAGTTTCTGTTCCAGGCTCACCTGGGTCAGCATGATCTGGCGCAGGTCCTTGGCATAGCCGCTTTCATATACGTTGCCATAGGCAGAGCGGCCTATATAAGACCCCCAGAGACCATTGCTGAACAATACGGGTGCTACGGGCGGCGTGCGGTACAGCTGGTAAAAGATACTTGAAGCGGAAACCGCCGGGAACTGCCGGTCCTCCACCCGGCCATTGAGCGATATGCCCATCTTGGTAGTATTGGTCACCTGCATGTCGATATTGGAAGTAAGGTTATAGCGTTTAAAATTGGTGGTGCCCCACATACCATCCTGTGTGAGATAACCCAATGCACCGAAGTATTTTATTTTTTCACTTCCTCCGGATATGGACACATTATGGCCCATCATCGGTGCATTCTTATTGATAAGTGTATGCAGCGGATCATTGACCGGGTACAGGTCCGGATCGGAACCATCTTTGAATTTCTGCAATGCATAGGGGCCGTAAACCGGCGCTGCGCCTTCATTTTCAGCGGCGGCATTCCGCATCACCGCATAATCATAAGAGTTCACCATACGCGGTAATTGCGTGGGATTCTGCCAGCCGTAATAGCCGTTATAGGTCATCTGTGCCTTGCCGCTGGTGCCGCGTTTGGTGGTCACCAGTATCACCCCGTTGGCACCGGCCACCCCGTAGGGTGCAACGGCGGCCGCATCCTTTAATATGGTGAAACTGGCCACGCTGTTGGGATCCAGCTGCTGGAAACTGCGCGGCACCCCGTCTACAATAACCAGCGGTGCGGTATTACCGGTGGTGCTGAAACCGCGTATCAGTATCGACGCGCCATCATAACCCGGCTCCCCGCTGCCCTGTTTAAAGATCACGCCGGGTACGCGCCCTCCCAGGGCATTGGCAAGGTTGGCTACCGGCAGGGCGGCGATCTCCTCTCCTTTTACAGAAGATACGGCTGCGGTGAGCGAGGTCCTTCGCTGCGTGCCATAACCGATCACCACGACCTCATCCAGTTTTTTATCCCCGGTTAAAAGGGTAATCGTAAGTTGACTGCGATCACCCACGGCTACTTCCTGAGGCGCATAGCTTACATGGTTCACAGAAAGCGTTGCATTTCCATCCGGTACAGTGATACGGAACTTCCCGGTAGTATCCGTTATCACGGCCTGGCTGCTACCTTTTACCTCAACTGTAGCATTGGCAACCGGCTGGCCTTCGCTGTTGACGACGGCACCGCTAATTGTTCTGGAAGTTTGCGAAAATGCAGGAAAGTACATCAGTAATAATAACAGGCTCAACCATTTCAGAGGGGGCCTGAATGAGCAACAAGAGGGCACGGCAATACTGTTTCTCATGATGGCGATTTGATTTCGTTTAAATAAAGTGGCTAAGCAAATCTAATCGTATTTAAAGGCCATTAAAATGGATACTTTCCCGAAAAGATGGAGGATATTATGATTGCCGCGATACACTGCCCGTATTTTTTTTCCGCCTGTAGGTCCGTCAATGTCAGGCCCTGCACCATCCTGCTTCAATAAGAATGCTCCCTGCCGGGTATCCCGGACATGGATATTATTTCTTTTTTTAATTTTTCGCGGCTTTAATTATCTTGCAGTCAATAATTGTCTTATGAAGAAAAACATCCTTATCATTACCGGCCTCCTGAGCCTGACGCCTGCAGTATTGCAAGCACAGCATGTTGAAAAATATTTTGACCTGCACTGAAAAGAAACCCAGCCTGCCAAAGCCCGTTATTATACCGATATCCGGAAAACGGATTCGGGGTGGCTGCGCAAGGATTATTTCATCCAGGAAAAACACCTGCAAATGACCGGACTGTATAGCGACGAAGCGAACAAGATCAAGAATGGCAGGTTTCATTATTATCATCCCAATGGTATCATCCGGAGTACCGGAACATATCATGACAATAAAAAAACGGGCCTGTGGCTGCAGTATCACAACAACGGGATGCTGGCGGATTCTACATTTTACAAAGAAGACAAGCAACAGGGACTGAGTAAAAACTGGTCCCCGGACGGTTATATAACCGACTCCACTTTTTTCCGGGCCGATGGCAGCGGAGTACAGGTGGCCTGGTTCACCAACGGCAGTCCCTCCATCGCCGGTTTGTATGGACCGGGGCAACAAAAAACAGGAAAATGGAAGTATTACCACCGGAACGGCAAGCCCAGCTCGGAAGAATATTATAAAAACGACAAACTGATTGACAAAAGATTTTTTAATGAAGACGGAACGGCTAAAGCGGACACCACCAATCCAGAAAAGAACGCGAGCTTCCCCGGCGGTCAGGAGGCCTGGAGGAAATACCTTCTAAAGAATCTTTATTTTCCTTCCCAGTACAAACTGCAAAACGCAGATCAGGCCACAGTGGTTGTTTCTTTTATTATAGATGAGTCAGGAAAAGTGGCAGAAGCGTACGTAAGTGATCCCTTCCATCCGGCCTTTGATGCCATTGCGCTCCGGCTCATTCAGAAATCACCGGATTGGATACCGGCTATTGATCAGCATAACCGGCATGTAAAAGCATACAGAAAACAGCCGGTCTCTTTCGTACAATAACCCTTGACTATGTCGGCACTACGTTTTCTTCTAATTATTATTTTGCTTGGCAAAGCTACTACAGGCCCTGCCCAAAATCTCTTTCAGTCAATTTCCTTTTCAACGGCATTGGGAAAAGCGGCCCGGGAAAACAAACTGATCCTGCTGTATTATGAATCGGATCAATGTGAGGCCTGCAATACCAATCTGGATAAGGCCTTCTCCTCAAAGACACTCTATCAAAAAATAAAAAACGCATTCATACCGGTTAAGATCAGCGCTAACAGCAAAGACCGGATGTACATCCGGCAGCTCTATGATATTACGGGGCATATGGGCCTCTTTTTTATCGACAGTACAAAGGAGCTCGTCTATTCCAACCCGCAGCGGAAAGAACCAGGGGCGAACCTCGATGCCCTGCTGGACGAAGCGCTGAAGCACGCCGCAAGCAGGAAGACCCTTGCAGAAAAGGAACGGCGTTATTTTAAAAGCAATACCAGGAACCGGGACGACCTGGAAGCGCTGATAATAGCAAAGAGCCGGCTGGACCAGCCTACCGGGCTTCTGCTGGTGGAATACCTTCATCTCATACCTAAAGATTCTGTAAACACCCTCCGCACCATCCAGTTTGTGGCACGACAGGCACCCGTGCTGGGATCGGTGGCCGACCAGACCATCCGGAAAAGCTCCCGCTTCGATACGGCCTGGTACGATATGCCGCTTCCGGAACGGATTGCGATCAACAAAAAGATCTTTAAAAAATCGACCCGGATCGCCGCTGATAATGCCGATGAACCGCATGCCCGAAGCATTGCAGCATTTGCCGCACAGACCTATGACAACGAGCAGGGAAAGCAATATATACGGGATGTGGTAATGATGAGCTATTACCAGCAAACAAAAAATCCGGAAAAATTTATGGCGATCGCTGTTGATTTTTATGACCGGTATGCCAGTTCCATTCCACCTGTGGCGGGAGCCGCAACAACCGATATAACGGATACAACAGACCTTCCGGACGCACTTAAGAATATAAAGACCGCTACCGTCGTCAATGCGATACCGTCTACCTTTGCATATTATCTTTACACCACCGCCTATTATTTTTACCGTAACGATACGCAGAACAGGTACCTGGAGCATTCCCTGGCCTGGACCAAAAAAGCGCTGGACCTGTACCCGCATTACAATATCCTGCACCTTTATGCGCTTTTTCTTTACAAAACAGGAAGGAAAAACGACGCGATTGCTTATGCCACGCGCGCGATAGAAAAAAGCACACGGGAAGGATATCCGAAAGAGGAATGGAAAAAAGAACGGGAAAAAATGCGGAAAGGGCTGCCTCTTGAATAATTAACGGCTTCCCTGCCAGATAAACGGATATACCTGGTTTGCATTAATTTATTGTATAATTTCAACAGAAAATCCGAGATACGCTTTGAGACGGGCTTTACACGATTATTCAACCGCTCATTTCATGAGCTCAAACAGAAAAACTGCAATATGAAAAAAATCTTCTTATCGGTGTTTATATCAACGGCATTTAGCCTCCCTGCTATTGATGCCTTATCCCAGAATACAGACTTTAACCTTATTTCGCAAATTCCTAAAGACACGACCTTGACCTTTAGTCTTGACTATAAAATTTCCAGACCAAGACTTATTTATCCTGACTGGGATCACGATTTTGATCGCTTTTACAGCTTTCTGACACCGGCGCTTCGTAAAACACAGGCAGCGCTAAGTCATAATGACAAAGGCATTATCACAACGATAACACCAAATTCAATTATACCTCATGCACAACTCGATACCCTTACAATAGTGAATGATGTACAAAAACTAATCGGGACCTGGAGAATGGTTAGCTTCCGCTCCGTAAGATATAATGATTCAGTATATCTTCCCACAAAAACATACTACCGGCTCGACGATGTTCTCCTGGCAGAAAAAAGTAAAGACGAAGCTTTTGCTGTTTTCACAAACAATAATTTTACCATATATGCAAAAGAAGCAGGTCATACTAAATTCAAGAAGGTAATGTCAGCAAAATATGTCATAGAAAACAAACGGTTTATAATGGCGTATAAGCTGATAAAGGCAGGTGCAGGAGTTTCACAATTTGGAATTGATGAAAAAGGGTTTTTGATCTTGAATTATCCTGCGGTAATTGAAAAAATAAAAAAGGGGGAATACTTCTCGTATTACGCGGTGATAAAACAATACATTTTTCAAAAAGTAAACTAAGAAAAAACTACATGGGGCAGCGGGTGTAAGGTCGCTAAAAAAATAATGAAAAACTATTTTCTGCTGAACTATTCACGTCCGTTGAGAAGAAAACGGGAAAAGCCTTAGAGGCAGCACTAAATCTTATAACGCCACTTAGTAAGTTTCAATAGCTGAAATTTCCGTTCGGATATAGAAGGCATTAAATTCATAACCAGGTGTTCCGGCATTCGTATGCTCTACCAAAATTGGCTTGCCACTGAAAACCACATCCGTCCCTTTTTTCAGTTTACTTAATTTTTTATAAACGGCGCCGTTCTTTGGGATCGGCTCCCAATCTACAAATGAGAAAAAATCCTGATATCCTGAATCGAAAGTATTCTGAATACCGATCCGCATCATAACAGTATCTTTAGGATACGATTCCACCTCATCTAAATCCAATAGTGTAAGCAGGCCCGTCCACTTCTCAATCGTATCGATCGCCCTTATTTTCTGCGTATATGCTGACTTGAGCGCTTTGATTCTTTGTTCGTTCTTGCTGTTTAACTGGGCCTGGCGATTAAAATCCTTTGTTAGTTTCAATAAAATTTCCTGCGCCGGTTTTTTATCGGGTTTCCGGCCACAAAAAGAAATCGATAATAATAAAAACGGGAAGAGAATAAATACAAATCCTTTATTTTTCATATTCAGGTTTATAGTTTCATACTTTGCTCAGAAAGCGAATATAATATAATACTGATAGACCGGGAAATTATCCCCACCGGACTTTGTATTATTAAAGCTGCCCGGATCTTATCGGCAATCTTTGGTCTGTAAACTTCAGAAAGCCGGTTAATAAACATTGTATTAATGTTATTCACCCGAAGCTCCGATGCCGCAATTCCGTCTGATTCGTCGCCTTTTCAAACAGCATCTTTGTGCAATTGCACTTCCGCTACCGCAACTGTATTAACAAAGACGCGGGTTGCAGGCCTTCTGAAATAGCTTTAACGGTAAGAATGCCTTTTTTATTGACTCCTTTTACGATCACCAGGGCACAGCCACTCAATGCCTTTCTTTTCTTTGAAGGGAACGCCACTAAATCTGAAGGATCGCCGTTATCCGTTGCTACCACTTCACCAGGCCCCGACACTTCGAACTGAATGGTATTGTCTGCATAGGGCACGCTGTTGCCCTGATCATCCAGTACAGTAACCGTAATAAATGAAAGATCGTTCCCATCATCCTTAATGTTACTCCGGTCAGCTTTTAACTGCAATTGAGCCGCTTTACCGGCTGTCTTCACCACATCCGTGGCCCATTGCTTTCCGTTCTTATACGTTATTACTTTGAGCTCCCCGGGCTTATATACGACACCATCCCATCGCAGGCGATATTCATAATCTGCTTTCTTTTTTCTGCCTAATGATTTTCCATTCAGAAACAATTCGGCTTCATCACCCGACGTAAATACATGAACCGGTGTTATTTTTCCGACACGATCAGGCCAGGTCCAATGTGGCAGAATGTGTGCCATTGGCAATTCCGGCTTCCATCTTGACTGATAAAGATAGAAGCGGTCTTTCTTAAAGCCGGCCAGATCAATAATACCGGAATAAGAACTCCTCGCCGAATAATAAGGTGTTGGTTCCCCCAGGTAATCCCAGCCGCTCCATACAAATTCACCGGCCACATATGGATTGTGATCCTGTGCCGCAAAGACCTTATCAGCTGAGGAACCAAACTGAGCCGTATACAATTCATAGGCGCTTACAAACTGACTGACGGGGTTCCCTCCGGAAGTGTCACTTACCGGCGCGCTTATACTCATTGTTACAGGAAAAACATACGTGCCCCGGGTACTTAATGCAGAAGCCGTTTCACTGCTTACAATGAGCTTACCCGGAAACTTTTCATGAAAAGCCGGATATAAAGGAGAGGTACGTATGCCTTTTAAATGCGCATAAGCATCCGCATCCCTTATGCCCTCCCCCTGGTAGTTAAGACTGATAAAGTCCGTCATCTGGGCAAATGGCATATCCGGTTTGGCATAGTTCATCGATGCAGCGGCAGGCCTTGTAGGGTCTTCATCTTTCACAATGTCGTGCAGCTTACGGGCTATAACAGCGCCTTCTGCTCCTGTGTATTGCTCCCCTACTTCGTTACCAAAACTCCATGCAATTACCGAGGGATGATTTTTATCGCGGCGTACGAAAGACCTTGCATCTGCTTCGTACCAGTCGGAGAAGATCAAATGAAAATCCAATGGTGTTTTACCTTTTTCCCAGCAGTCATACACTTCGTTAATTACCAGAAAACCCATTCGGTCTGTAAGATCCAGCAACTCCGGCGCCGGCGGGTTGTGCGCCAGGCGTATGGCATTACAGCCCATTTCCTGCAATATCTCCAATTGCCTTTCGGCTGCCCTTACATTGAAGGCCGCACCCAAAGCACCCAGGTCATGATGCTGATTAACGCCCCTTATGCGCACAGGCGAGCCATTTACATAAACACCTTTTACCGGGTCAAATTTTATATCCCTGATACCG is from Niabella beijingensis and encodes:
- a CDS encoding energy transducer TonB, yielding MTGLYSDEANKIKNGRFHYYHPNGIIRSTGTYHDNKKTGLWLQYHNNGMLADSTFYKEDKQQGLSKNWSPDGYITDSTFFRADGSGVQVAWFTNGSPSIAGLYGPGQQKTGKWKYYHRNGKPSSEEYYKNDKLIDKRFFNEDGTAKADTTNPEKNASFPGGQEAWRKYLLKNLYFPSQYKLQNADQATVVVSFIIDESGKVAEAYVSDPFHPAFDAIALRLIQKSPDWIPAIDQHNRHVKAYRKQPVSFVQ
- a CDS encoding sugar-binding domain-containing protein, which gives rise to MRRYVQFIFFLSAFSFVTKAFAQTGGNNRIDLSGEWQFAADPQDKGVAEKWFSSKLKDQVRLPGSMTTNGKGNEVDLNTPWTGGIADSSWFKKSEYAPYRVPGNIKIPFWLQPVKYYKGAAWYQRTVTIPASWSGKEVELFIERSHWETMVWVDDKEVGMQNSLGTPHVFSLPEVLRPGTHQLTIRVDNRVKDFNVGENSHSISDHTQSNWNGMVGRLELTARPRIFIEDVQLYPDIGKKQVTIKAVLVNPGGKPATATLEALTGAQDTKAEKLKPLTKQLSVDKDTTRVELVYPMGQQPLLWDEFHPNLYTLQLTLHTPSGNDARQISFGMRAFTAKGTQFAINGRTTFLRGTLECAIFPLTGYPPTDVASWLRILKKARSFGLNHIRFHSWTPPEAAFEAADQLGFYLQVECSSWANQDSRIGSGDPIDAWIYDESNRVVKRYGNHPSFVMMLYGNEPGGPNMKNYLVSFVKYWQQKDSRRLYTTGAGWPVVPESDYNNTPDPRIQGWGQGLKSIINGQPPRSDYDWASIISKWKQPTVSHEIGQWCVYPDFKEIKKYTGVLKAKNFEIFREKLQHNGMLRLADSFLLASGKLQTLCYKADIEAALRTPGFAGFQLLDLHDFPGQGTALVGVLSPFWEEKGYVTGPEYSRFCNAVVPLARFPKMIYRNNETLKVPVELAQFSSGELKGSFKWTIANEAGRILFEGDFKTAGIPAGSRVQLGTIEQSLASVAKPSRLIVTVSAGSYQNAWDIFVYPATLPAAPADILVTRQLDAAAVTALQNGGKVLLSLKKGSITDAAGGNIAVGFSSIFWNTAWTHNQPPHTLGILCDPKHPALKEFPTQYHSNWQWWDAMSHSNAIILDSLAKGLQPVVRVIDDWVTARPLGLITECKVGKGKLMITGIDLLTDTAQRPEAQQLLHSLLSYMNTPAFDPATMVAAEKVASLLKEQ
- a CDS encoding SusC/RagA family TonB-linked outer membrane protein — its product is MRNSIAVPSCCSFRPPLKWLSLLLLLMYFPAFSQTSRTISGAVVNSEGQPVANATVEVKGSSQAVITDTTGKFRITVPDGNATLSVNHVSYAPQEVAVGDRSQLTITLLTGDKKLDEVVVIGYGTQRRTSLTAAVSSVKGEEIAALPVANLANALGGRVPGVIFKQGSGEPGYDGASILIRGFSTTGNTAPLVIVDGVPRSFQQLDPNSVASFTILKDAAAVAPYGVAGANGVILVTTKRGTSGKAQMTYNGYYGWQNPTQLPRMVNSYDYAVMRNAAAENEGAAPVYGPYALQKFKDGSDPDLYPVNDPLHTLINKNAPMMGHNVSISGGSEKIKYFGALGYLTQDGMWGTTNFKRYNLTSNIDMQVTNTTKMGISLNGRVEDRQFPAVSASSIFYQLYRTPPVAPVLFSNGLWGSYIGRSAYGNVYESGYAKDLRQIMLTQVSLEQKLPLKGLTAKVVFSYDFNDPDGRTVKTWATPIPYYAITDTTTSPYTITKVGSDGPQKPSFNVFSSQVQSFTYQGYLTYNNSFGKSNVGATLVLEARNAKFTNVGAQRVNYNVPIPELNNGSSNANDISNSGMSSETKQRGMIFRATYAYDNKYLFEASGRYDGHFVFAPGQRYQLFPAFSAGWRLSEEGFMKGITWLDNLKIRGSYGESGALPYIGTELAPFQYLSAYQLLGNNAVFGTISTQGLRETSPANPNITWEKAKKTNIGFELSVLKGLFSIEADYFTEKRNDILIANQNKVPAEYGIGLPQTNSAAVSNHGFDMSMGSVYAVNKDLRIGLNANITYAKNKYVQIYELPATYDNPNRRQTGRPINTYFGYHALGLFQQSDDKNGDGIIDPSEYPVAQFGTLRPGDIRYEDVNGDNKIDANDQKAMGNTPTPQLIYGFSPSVTYKGFDLNVLFQGAGAGSFYLDQQAAWPFYNSGSALAASLDYWTPENPDARYPRVLSVPSQNTSQVSDWWLRKVNYLRLKSAEVGYTLPPHIMQRIRLQNIRVYLSGQNLVTWTKEMKDFDPEASQQQGQFYPQQRVITVGLNVTF
- a CDS encoding RagB/SusD family nutrient uptake outer membrane protein, which gives rise to MKSISSIKLIYILPVFIILAQSCSDKVLDVDPRDRLTDETVWTDPGSADLFLNDVYTGLPDGNNWYDPIENWSDNSICGFAWPNSRTTMQQSLQSPVVTGFSGDVSSLLDWTSLYTKIRKCNVFIKNVTAAATLPDDFKKPKLAEARVLRAYFYHLLWMAYGGVPVITDVLDAETQGDAIFRPRNTADETYQFITKELDEVAADLPAMPSSGRMGKGAAWVLKGWCELFAGNYAAAVASNKKIMDELEYQLDPDYAALFLTKGAESKEAILYREYNPPGSGKGGRIDGVAGPTFTKGGAETSWGGVNPTQELVDEYAMANGKVITDPTSGYNPQKPYENREKRFYQSIVYDGSYFYNDTIYTRKGVGSKNEIDLTDRDDAGQTGYYLRKRLASNLVLGAASWDGYTSYQNYILFRFAEVLLNYAEAQNELAGADASVYDAVNRVRTRSGLSNLPAGLSKDQMRTAIRRERRVELAFEDKRYWDLIRWKIAEVNINRPLHGVSITKTGSVLSYTTIAARGGDRKFYASKNYLFPIPQTVIDKNPKLQGHQNPGY